The Altererythrobacter sp. Root672 genome includes a window with the following:
- the rpsB gene encoding 30S ribosomal protein S2, with amino-acid sequence MAVPTVSMQQLIEAGAHFGHQTHRWNPRMKPYIFGSRNGVHILDLSQTVPLFARSLDFIAATVRSGGKVLFVGTKRQAQEPIAQAARACGQHFVNHRWLGGMLTNWKTISGSIKRLKALEEQLSGDTAGLTKKEVLQLTRERDKLELSLGGIRDMGGIPDVMFVIDANKEELAIKEANVLGIPVVAILDTNVDPSGIAFPVPGNDDASRAVRLYCDAVAQAATTGRHEGVVDSGTDVGALDTPPEETVAAEAPAADEAADVQA; translated from the coding sequence ATGGCGGTACCCACCGTCTCAATGCAGCAATTGATCGAGGCCGGCGCACACTTCGGCCACCAGACCCACCGCTGGAACCCGCGGATGAAGCCGTACATCTTCGGCTCGCGCAACGGCGTGCACATCCTCGACCTGTCGCAGACCGTTCCGCTGTTCGCGCGCTCGCTCGACTTCATCGCCGCGACTGTCCGTTCGGGCGGCAAGGTGCTGTTCGTCGGCACCAAGCGTCAGGCGCAGGAGCCGATCGCTCAGGCCGCTCGGGCTTGTGGCCAGCACTTCGTCAACCACCGCTGGCTCGGCGGCATGCTGACCAACTGGAAGACCATCTCGGGCTCGATCAAGCGCCTCAAGGCTCTTGAAGAGCAGCTCTCGGGCGACACCGCTGGTCTGACCAAGAAGGAAGTCCTTCAGCTCACCCGCGAGCGTGACAAGCTCGAGCTCTCGCTCGGCGGCATCCGCGACATGGGCGGCATCCCGGACGTGATGTTCGTGATCGACGCCAACAAGGAAGAGCTGGCGATCAAGGAAGCCAACGTGCTGGGTATTCCCGTCGTTGCGATCCTCGACACCAACGTCGACCCGAGCGGCATCGCGTTCCCGGTTCCGGGCAACGACGACGCCAGCCGTGCCGTGCGTCTCTACTGCGACGCCGTGGCCCAGGCGGCCACCACCGGCCGTCACGAAGGCGTGGTTGATTCGGGCACCGATGTCGGTGCGCTCGACACCCCGCCGGAAGAGACTGTGGCTGCCGAAGCTCCGGCTGCCGACGAAGCTGCTGACGTCCAGGCGTAA
- a CDS encoding CDP-alcohol phosphatidyltransferase family protein, protein MVTPSKGVKGLTLRAVLPNAITAAALCSGLTGIRFAIDGNFEKAVLAIILAGMLDGIDGRIARLLKAQSRFGAELDSLADSLSFGTAPAIVLFLWSLHDLPRFGWFAALAFAICCTLRLARFNAQIDVEHQPHKSVGFLTGVPAPVGAGLAFLPMFLWLASGEPIFREPAVIAVWVAAIAILMISNLATLSWGLIRPRRSIRLGAIAFAGLVFAALLTEPWWTLAGICVLYLALMPYSILRYARIKSQRAAALAPTASGATPTAE, encoded by the coding sequence GTGGTCACCCCGTCGAAAGGCGTAAAAGGGCTGACCTTGCGGGCCGTCCTGCCCAACGCCATCACCGCGGCCGCACTATGCTCAGGCCTGACCGGCATCAGGTTCGCCATCGACGGCAACTTCGAAAAGGCCGTCCTCGCGATCATCCTGGCAGGGATGCTCGACGGGATCGACGGTCGGATCGCCAGGCTGCTCAAGGCTCAATCGCGTTTCGGCGCGGAACTGGACAGCCTTGCCGATTCGCTGAGCTTCGGAACGGCCCCGGCCATCGTGCTGTTCCTCTGGTCGCTGCACGACTTGCCGCGCTTTGGCTGGTTCGCGGCGCTGGCCTTCGCCATCTGCTGCACGCTTCGGCTGGCCCGCTTCAACGCGCAGATCGATGTCGAGCATCAACCGCACAAGTCGGTCGGGTTCCTGACGGGTGTACCGGCGCCGGTCGGCGCTGGCCTCGCCTTCCTGCCGATGTTCCTCTGGCTTGCCAGTGGGGAGCCGATCTTCCGTGAGCCCGCCGTGATTGCGGTATGGGTGGCAGCGATCGCGATCCTGATGATCTCCAACCTTGCCACGCTCAGCTGGGGATTGATCCGTCCGCGAAGGAGCATCCGGCTTGGCGCGATTGCATTCGCGGGTTTGGTCTTTGCCGCGTTGCTGACCGAGCCGTGGTGGACGCTTGCCGGTATTTGCGTCCTCTACCTGGCGCTGATGCCGTACAGCATCCTGCGATACGCCAGGATCAAATCGCAGCGCGCCGCAGCGCTGGCTCCGACTGCAAGTGGGGCAACCCCAACGGCTGAGTGA
- a CDS encoding phosphatidylserine decarboxylase — protein MAGELRDNRGRGEAEWSWPAIHPEGRKFGLIAVGLALVVLLLLDWEILGWPMLALSAGVFAFFRDPERVVPQGEDLVLAPADGLVSLIVQVAPPPELQGPDATGNPGLGTDPVTRVSIFMSVFDVHINRAPVGGTVRRVAYIPGKFMNADLDKASEDNERQHILIERPDGRAIGFTQIAGLVARRIVPFVKPGDIVAAGQRVGLIRFGSRVDVYLPLGTDSKVLLGQKVIAGETVLAQIGTQQLIEGVSQ, from the coding sequence ATGGCCGGAGAATTAAGAGACAACCGGGGACGCGGCGAAGCCGAATGGTCCTGGCCCGCAATCCATCCGGAAGGACGCAAGTTCGGCCTGATCGCCGTCGGCCTTGCGCTGGTCGTGCTGCTCCTGCTCGACTGGGAGATTCTCGGCTGGCCCATGCTCGCGTTGTCCGCGGGCGTGTTCGCCTTCTTCCGCGATCCGGAGCGGGTCGTTCCGCAAGGAGAGGACCTGGTGCTGGCGCCGGCCGATGGGCTGGTGTCGCTCATCGTTCAGGTCGCGCCGCCGCCGGAGCTGCAAGGGCCCGACGCAACAGGTAACCCGGGGCTCGGGACGGATCCGGTGACCCGCGTTTCCATCTTCATGTCGGTGTTCGACGTTCACATCAATCGTGCCCCGGTGGGCGGCACAGTGCGCCGCGTGGCCTATATCCCCGGCAAGTTCATGAATGCCGATCTCGACAAGGCATCCGAAGACAACGAGCGGCAGCATATCCTGATCGAGCGGCCTGATGGGCGAGCGATCGGCTTCACCCAGATCGCCGGCCTGGTCGCGCGCCGAATCGTGCCGTTCGTCAAGCCGGGCGACATCGTGGCGGCTGGCCAGCGAGTCGGGCTGATACGATTCGGCAGCCGGGTGGATGTCTACCTGCCGCTCGGAACTGACTCGAAGGTCCTCCTGGGGCAGAAGGTCATCGCCGGAGAGACCGTGCTCGCCCAAATCGGGACCCAGCAATTGATCGAGGGCGTCAGCCAGTGA
- the rlmB gene encoding 23S rRNA (guanosine(2251)-2'-O)-methyltransferase RlmB produces MSKRDGKKNLRGRAGRMQGGRGSGRASQGQVRLWGRHAVEAALKNPDRRHRKLWATREGIASLDGELPADFPVEYAEAADLARLVARDAPHQGLVLECDPLEDIHLSEILDEELEGPLLILDQVTDPHNVGAILRSAAAFGAAAIITQDRHAPPEGGVVGKSASGALEIVPWVRVVNLARALEEMAEAGYWRIGLAGEAEATLAEALPSGKVALVLGAEGEGMRHNITAHCDALARLPISNAMESLNVSNAAAIALYAVATR; encoded by the coding sequence ATGAGCAAACGAGACGGTAAGAAAAACCTGCGCGGACGGGCAGGACGGATGCAAGGCGGACGCGGCTCGGGCCGCGCCTCGCAGGGCCAGGTGCGGCTTTGGGGTAGGCATGCCGTAGAGGCTGCCCTCAAGAATCCGGACAGAAGGCATCGCAAGCTATGGGCGACGCGCGAGGGAATCGCCTCGCTCGATGGCGAATTGCCGGCCGACTTTCCCGTCGAATACGCCGAAGCTGCCGACCTCGCCCGGCTCGTCGCCCGCGACGCGCCGCACCAGGGCCTCGTCCTCGAATGCGATCCGCTCGAAGATATCCACTTGTCGGAAATCCTCGACGAGGAACTCGAGGGGCCGTTGCTCATCCTCGATCAGGTTACCGACCCGCACAACGTCGGCGCGATTCTGCGGTCCGCGGCCGCGTTCGGTGCCGCAGCAATAATCACCCAGGATCGCCATGCCCCACCAGAGGGCGGTGTCGTGGGCAAGTCCGCCTCGGGCGCGCTCGAAATCGTGCCCTGGGTGCGAGTGGTCAATCTGGCACGCGCCCTCGAAGAGATGGCCGAAGCCGGATACTGGCGCATCGGCCTGGCCGGAGAGGCTGAGGCTACGCTCGCCGAAGCCTTGCCCTCGGGCAAGGTCGCGCTCGTCCTCGGAGCCGAAGGCGAAGGGATGCGGCACAACATAACTGCCCATTGCGATGCACTGGCGCGCTTGCCGATCAGCAATGCTATGGAGAGCCTCAACGTCTCCAATGCAGCGGCGATTGCGCTCTACGCGGTGGCGACACGATAG
- a CDS encoding HU family DNA-binding protein has translation MNKNELIGAVADASGLSRSDATKAVEGVFDTITGALSKGDEVRLVGFGTFSVAKRKASTGRNPRTGEPMTIKASTQPKFKAGKGLKDSVN, from the coding sequence ATGAACAAAAACGAGCTAATCGGTGCCGTTGCCGATGCCAGCGGCCTGTCGCGGAGTGACGCGACTAAGGCCGTTGAAGGTGTGTTCGACACGATCACGGGAGCGCTCTCGAAGGGAGACGAAGTGCGCCTGGTTGGGTTCGGCACTTTCTCGGTTGCAAAGCGCAAAGCTTCCACCGGCCGCAATCCGCGGACGGGTGAGCCGATGACCATCAAGGCGTCGACGCAGCCGAAGTTCAAGGCCGGCAAGGGCCTCAAGGATTCGGTGAACTGA
- the lon gene encoding endopeptidase La gives MTISYPLLPLRDIVVFPGMVVPLFVGREKSVAALEEAMEGDKDIFLVAQMDPSCDAPERSDVYDIGVVAQVLQLLKLPDGTVRVLVEGHSRARLVAMEEAEGFVSAVTEAIDEDTVGGNQVAAMMRSAIEQFTDYAKHNKKLPEDIEEDLGGIDDAGRLADAIAGAISAKVASKQALLAETDPLKRLEMVYSVMEGELSVQQVERKIRGRVKRQMEKTQREYYLNEQLKAIQSELGGGDDEGGDEIAELQAKIETLKLSKDAKAKATAELKKLKTMQPMSAEATVVRNYLDVLLGLPWGKKSRLKKDLVKAQDILDQDHYALDKVKDRIVEYLAVQARTNKLKGPILCLVGPPGVGKTSLGKSIAKATGREFVRQSLGGVRDEAEIRGHRRTYIGSLPGKIVTNLRRAGASNPLFLLDEIDKLGQDFRGDPASALLEVLDPEQNAKFQDHYLELDIDLSDVMFVCTANSLNLPQPLLDRMEIIRLEGYTEDEKLEIAQRHLIAKQVEAHGLKKGEFELTEAGLRDLIRYYTREAGVRTLEREIARLARKSLRQILEKKVTSVVITPENLGDFAGVRKFRHGMSDEEAQVGAVTGLAWTEVGGELLTIESVTTPGKGEIRTTGKLGEVMTESVAAAFSFVKARAPAYGIKPSIFQRKNIHIHLPEGAVPKDGPSAGVGMVTSIVSTLTGIPVRPDVAMTGEVTLRGRVLPIGGLKEKLLAALRGGIKKVLIPEENEKDLAEIPANVKEGLEIIPVAHVDEVLRHALTDVPAPIEWTEADDLASQPSPHGSGPSSTAVAH, from the coding sequence ATGACTATTTCGTACCCTCTCCTTCCCCTTCGCGACATCGTCGTCTTCCCCGGCATGGTCGTCCCGCTGTTTGTCGGGCGTGAAAAGTCGGTGGCGGCGCTCGAGGAGGCGATGGAAGGCGACAAGGACATCTTCCTGGTCGCCCAGATGGATCCGAGCTGCGACGCTCCGGAACGCAGCGACGTCTACGACATCGGCGTCGTCGCGCAGGTCCTGCAATTGCTTAAGCTTCCCGATGGCACGGTCAGGGTCCTGGTCGAAGGCCATTCGAGAGCCCGTCTCGTGGCGATGGAAGAGGCTGAAGGCTTCGTCTCCGCTGTGACCGAGGCGATTGACGAGGACACCGTCGGCGGCAACCAGGTCGCGGCGATGATGCGTTCGGCGATCGAGCAGTTCACCGACTACGCCAAGCACAACAAGAAGCTCCCCGAAGATATCGAGGAAGACCTCGGCGGGATCGACGATGCGGGCCGCTTGGCCGATGCGATCGCCGGCGCGATCTCGGCCAAGGTTGCTTCCAAGCAAGCCCTGCTGGCCGAGACCGATCCGCTCAAGCGGCTCGAGATGGTCTACTCGGTGATGGAGGGCGAACTCTCGGTCCAGCAGGTCGAACGCAAGATCCGCGGGCGCGTGAAGCGCCAGATGGAGAAGACCCAGCGCGAGTATTATCTCAACGAACAGCTCAAGGCGATCCAGTCCGAGCTGGGCGGCGGCGATGATGAGGGCGGGGACGAGATCGCCGAGCTTCAGGCGAAGATCGAAACCCTAAAGCTGTCGAAGGATGCCAAGGCCAAGGCCACGGCGGAACTCAAGAAGCTCAAGACCATGCAGCCGATGAGCGCCGAGGCGACCGTCGTGCGCAACTATCTCGACGTGTTGCTCGGCCTGCCGTGGGGCAAGAAGAGCCGGTTGAAGAAGGACTTGGTCAAGGCGCAGGATATCCTCGACCAGGATCACTACGCGCTCGACAAGGTGAAGGACCGGATCGTCGAATATCTCGCGGTCCAGGCGCGCACCAACAAGCTCAAGGGGCCGATCCTGTGCCTCGTCGGCCCTCCGGGCGTCGGCAAGACCAGCCTCGGCAAGTCGATCGCCAAGGCGACCGGTCGCGAGTTCGTGCGCCAGTCGCTCGGCGGTGTGCGTGACGAAGCGGAAATCCGTGGTCACCGCCGGACTTATATCGGCTCGCTTCCGGGCAAGATTGTCACCAACCTCCGCCGCGCAGGGGCGAGCAATCCGCTGTTCCTGCTCGATGAGATCGACAAGCTCGGCCAGGACTTCCGCGGCGATCCGGCCTCGGCGCTGCTCGAAGTGCTCGATCCGGAACAGAACGCCAAGTTCCAGGACCACTACCTGGAGCTCGACATCGACCTGTCCGACGTGATGTTCGTGTGCACCGCGAACTCGCTCAACCTGCCGCAGCCGCTGCTCGACCGCATGGAGATCATCCGGCTCGAAGGCTACACCGAGGACGAGAAGCTCGAGATCGCTCAGCGCCACTTGATCGCCAAGCAGGTCGAGGCCCACGGGTTGAAGAAGGGCGAGTTCGAACTGACCGAAGCCGGTCTGCGCGACTTGATCCGTTATTACACCCGCGAAGCCGGTGTGCGTACGCTTGAGCGCGAGATCGCGCGTCTGGCCCGCAAGAGCCTGCGCCAGATCCTCGAGAAGAAAGTCACGAGCGTGGTCATCACGCCCGAAAACCTCGGCGACTTTGCCGGCGTGCGGAAGTTCCGCCACGGCATGTCGGACGAGGAGGCTCAGGTGGGCGCCGTTACCGGCCTTGCCTGGACTGAAGTGGGCGGCGAACTGCTGACCATCGAAAGCGTGACGACGCCCGGCAAGGGTGAAATCCGCACGACGGGCAAGCTCGGCGAAGTGATGACCGAAAGCGTCGCGGCGGCCTTCAGCTTCGTGAAGGCGCGGGCGCCGGCCTATGGCATCAAGCCGTCGATCTTCCAGCGCAAGAACATCCACATCCACTTGCCCGAAGGGGCGGTGCCGAAGGATGGTCCGAGCGCGGGCGTTGGCATGGTCACCTCGATCGTCTCGACGCTGACGGGCATCCCTGTGCGCCCGGACGTGGCGATGACGGGCGAAGTTACCTTGCGCGGCCGGGTCCTGCCGATCGGCGGGCTCAAGGAAAAGCTGCTCGCGGCGCTGCGCGGGGGGATCAAGAAGGTCCTCATCCCAGAGGAGAACGAGAAGGACCTCGCGGAGATTCCAGCCAACGTGAAGGAAGGGCTAGAGATCATTCCCGTCGCTCATGTCGACGAGGTGCTCCGCCATGCCTTGACGGATGTGCCGGCACCGATCGAATGGACTGAAGCGGACGACCTTGCCAGTCAGCCGAGCCCGCATGGCTCCGGCCCGTCGTCGACGGCAGTGGCGCACTAG